Proteins found in one Triticum aestivum cultivar Chinese Spring chromosome 4D, IWGSC CS RefSeq v2.1, whole genome shotgun sequence genomic segment:
- the LOC123099657 gene encoding uncharacterized protein: MSASTPVNMYERVFRDCTGLQVLHLTSCCCAHSTLVVDVPCSHIRELVLEECSFSVIELRDLPMLVCLACCLTDTSKILFGSIPSLMDTNLSFSLEDDTIVEARGRDEFDSFLGMSPTMANLVIRFTGQRRWIRASRPERKLPHLKRLLVADVPSNWDISWTRGLLMASTFLEVLHIHVPHSETEPDYLRGMNWYKSRNELRHHHLKELVVIGFTQRHIWLLKYVVRVCTSLQRVVLLKDGHVRYNGLWDWRMVGQQTCPWSDDEIRVVRRMMNFFGLRPLPELILG; the protein is encoded by the coding sequence ATGTCGGCTTCCACGCCCGTGAACATGTACGAGAGGGTGTTCAGAGACTGCACCGGGCTGCAGGTGCTTCACCTCACGTCCTGCTGCTGTGCACATAGCACTCTGGTGGTGGACGTGCCATGTTCACATATAAGGGAGCTCGTCCTGGAAGAGTGCTCGTTCTCTGTGATCGAGCTGCGCGACCTCCCAATGCTTGTCTGCCTGGCGTGCTGTCTAACCGACACTTCAAAGATTCTATTTGGCTCTATTCCGAGCCTCATGGACACTAACCTCTCATTTTCTCTAGAGGATGATACTATAGTGGAGGCACGGGGGAGAGATGAGTTCGACTCGTTCCTCGGTATGTCCCCCACCATGGCGAACCTCGTCATCCGATTTACTGGGCAGAGAAGATGGATTCGAGCCAGCCGTCCGGAGAGGAAGTTGCCGCACCTGAAAAGGCTCCTGGTCGCTGACGTGCCTTCAAATTGGGATATCTCATGGACAcgtggcctcctcatggcctcgacaTTTCTTGAGGTCCTGCATATCCACGTGCCTCACTCGGAAACGGAGCCAGATTACCTGCGCGGGATGAATTGGTACAAATCACGCAATGAGCTTCGACACCATCACCTCAAAGAGTTGGTCGTGATTGGATTCACGCAGCGTCACATATGGCTTTTGAAGTATGTTGTGAGGGTGTGCACATCGTTGCAACGCGTTGTTTTGCTAAAGGATGGCCATGTTCGGTACAATGGACTCTGGGATTGGCGGATGGTTGGGCAGCAAACATGTCCATGGAGCGATGATGAAATAAGGGTGGTGAGAAGAATGATGAATTTTTTTGGGCTCAGGCCTCTTCCTGAACTGATCTTGGGAtga